Proteins from one Candidatus Binatia bacterium genomic window:
- a CDS encoding ABC transporter permease encodes MFTYVVRRTLQAIPLLLAISVILYGILYNMPGGPLAPYLQNPHITPADIARLRHNLGMDQPVPIQYLKWLGHVLVGDMGYSTSNSEPVFQALIERFGATFELMGASLVIAVVVGVTAGIVSAVYRYSVLDYAITTLAFFGQSMPVFWFALMMQLAFAVHGIPLPFGYQIQLPSAGISSSDTFDLGDRLQHLILPSLVLSLLSIALFSRFMRSSLLEVLGTDYMRTAAAKGLPFRTILFKHGLKNALIPVVTVLALSLPSLIAGAIITETIFAWPGMGRLFYNALGQSDMALLMGYLLLVACLVVFSNLLADVVYAWLDPRVKYD; translated from the coding sequence TTGTTCACCTACGTCGTGCGCCGGACGCTTCAAGCGATTCCGCTGCTGCTTGCCATATCGGTGATCTTGTACGGCATCCTCTACAATATGCCGGGCGGACCTCTTGCGCCCTACTTGCAGAACCCGCACATCACTCCGGCCGACATCGCGCGCCTCAGGCACAACCTGGGTATGGACCAGCCGGTCCCCATTCAGTATCTGAAGTGGCTGGGGCACGTGCTGGTTGGAGACATGGGCTACTCCACGAGCAACTCCGAGCCGGTGTTTCAGGCGCTCATCGAGCGCTTCGGTGCCACCTTCGAGCTGATGGGGGCGTCGCTCGTCATTGCCGTTGTCGTCGGCGTCACGGCCGGCATCGTGTCCGCGGTCTATCGCTACTCGGTGCTGGACTATGCGATCACGACGCTCGCGTTCTTCGGGCAGTCCATGCCGGTGTTCTGGTTCGCCCTGATGATGCAGCTCGCGTTCGCCGTGCACGGGATCCCGCTGCCGTTCGGGTATCAGATCCAGCTGCCGTCCGCCGGCATTTCGAGCAGCGACACGTTCGATCTCGGTGACCGCCTGCAGCATTTGATCCTTCCCTCGCTGGTGCTTTCGCTGCTGTCGATCGCGCTCTTTAGCCGGTTCATGCGCTCATCGCTGCTCGAGGTGTTGGGCACCGACTACATGCGCACGGCTGCGGCGAAAGGCCTCCCGTTCCGCACGATCTTGTTCAAGCACGGCTTGAAGAACGCGCTGATCCCGGTCGTCACGGTGCTCGCCCTCTCGCTGCCGAGCCTGATCGCCGGAGCCATCATCACGGAGACGATCTTCGCGTGGCCCGGAATGGGCCGGCTCTTCTATAACGCGCTCGGTCAGAGCGATATGGCACTGCTGATGGGCTATCTGCTCCTCGTGGCATGTCTGGTCGTCTTTTCGAACCTGCTCGCCGACGTCGTCTACGCGTGGCTCGATCCGCGCGTGAAGTACGACTGA
- a CDS encoding 3-keto-5-aminohexanoate cleavage protein: MDPLIITCAPVGAEVRLDQTPYLPYTPQLLGETARAIREVGASIVHVHCRNDDGTNTHSVERFREAYDAIRASSDLIVQFSTGGAIGMTLEERAGVLELRPEMATLTCGSVNFGDDIFENSFPIMRGILKKMNEFGVRPELEIFDKGHVANARRLARERLLSFPQHVDLVLGVPGGLEATVQNLCDLVNDLPEGCTWSVAGIGRQQLPMALAAIAMGGHVRVGLEDNLFYARGRLARNDELVARIARIAAEAGRALATPAQARKLLGLPQPAARGEPV; the protein is encoded by the coding sequence ATGGATCCGCTGATCATCACCTGCGCGCCCGTCGGCGCCGAGGTGCGCCTCGATCAGACGCCGTACTTGCCGTACACGCCGCAACTGCTCGGAGAGACCGCTCGCGCGATTCGCGAGGTGGGCGCGTCCATCGTTCACGTGCACTGCCGCAACGACGACGGAACCAACACGCACAGCGTCGAGCGCTTCCGCGAAGCTTACGATGCGATTCGCGCCAGCAGCGACCTCATCGTGCAGTTCTCGACCGGCGGAGCGATCGGCATGACGCTAGAGGAGCGCGCCGGCGTGCTTGAGCTGCGGCCCGAAATGGCGACGCTGACCTGCGGCAGCGTGAACTTCGGCGACGACATCTTCGAGAACAGCTTTCCTATCATGCGTGGCATCCTGAAGAAGATGAACGAGTTCGGCGTGCGGCCCGAGCTGGAGATCTTCGATAAGGGTCACGTCGCCAACGCGCGGCGGCTCGCGCGAGAGCGCTTGCTCTCCTTCCCGCAGCACGTCGACCTCGTGCTCGGCGTTCCCGGCGGCCTCGAGGCGACGGTTCAGAACCTCTGCGATCTCGTCAACGATCTGCCGGAGGGCTGCACCTGGTCGGTGGCGGGAATCGGGCGCCAGCAGCTGCCGATGGCGCTAGCCGCGATCGCGATGGGCGGCCACGTCCGCGTCGGTCTGGAAGACAACTTGTTCTACGCCCGGGGAAGGCTGGCGCGCAACGACGAGCTGGTTGCGCGCATCGCGCGCATCGCCGCGGAGGCGGGCCGGGCGCTGGCCACGCCCGCCCAGGCCAGGAAGCTACTAGGCCTGCCGCAGCCGGCAGCGAGGGGCGAGCCGGTTTAA
- a CDS encoding DUF1611 domain-containing protein — protein MRVGVEILNLARSAGARTIFVVGTGSGVGKTTTVRAIYAAARDAGVRVALASLGRDAESLWLGPGTVFATARALLPSSPAAEILNLSPLRSAAGGVLYVRAAAGGFFELAGPPTASGVRAVVDELLARSDVAIIDGAVDRVAAVSGSGGAIVVAAGAETAPTKDEAVAETAALVARLRIAAFDPGEAWIDVEGALTPSDAAAFIARAETRQIVVRDPTQFALSGRPAQQALKRLKIRCRRPLHVIAVTVASIGSERAFEPAQFAGAVAAATDLPAFDVYRGARAA, from the coding sequence GTGCGAGTCGGTGTCGAGATTTTGAACCTCGCGCGGTCGGCCGGCGCCCGCACCATCTTCGTCGTCGGGACCGGTAGCGGTGTCGGGAAAACGACCACCGTGCGCGCGATCTACGCAGCGGCGCGCGATGCCGGCGTGCGCGTCGCGCTCGCGTCGCTCGGCCGCGACGCCGAATCACTGTGGCTTGGGCCGGGAACGGTCTTTGCTACGGCGCGCGCGTTGCTGCCGTCGTCACCGGCCGCGGAGATCCTGAACCTCTCGCCACTGCGCAGCGCCGCCGGCGGCGTGCTCTACGTGCGCGCGGCGGCAGGCGGATTCTTCGAGCTGGCGGGACCGCCGACGGCCTCGGGCGTGCGCGCCGTCGTGGACGAGCTCCTGGCGCGCAGCGACGTCGCGATCATTGACGGCGCCGTCGATCGCGTCGCGGCGGTGTCCGGGAGCGGCGGTGCGATCGTCGTCGCGGCCGGCGCCGAGACCGCGCCGACAAAGGACGAAGCCGTAGCCGAGACGGCGGCGCTCGTCGCACGGCTGCGCATTGCGGCGTTCGACCCCGGCGAAGCATGGATCGACGTCGAGGGCGCGCTGACGCCATCGGATGCGGCAGCCTTCATCGCGCGTGCAGAGACGCGTCAAATCGTCGTACGCGACCCGACGCAATTCGCGCTGAGCGGGCGCCCCGCGCAACAAGCGCTGAAACGACTGAAGATTCGTTGCCGCCGGCCGCTCCACGTGATCGCGGTGACCGTCGCGTCGATCGGATCGGAGCGTGCCTTCGAACCGGCGCAGTTCGCCGGCGCAGTCGCCGCGGCGACGGACCTTCCGGCGTTCGACGTCTATCGCGGCGCGCGCGCCGCGTGA
- a CDS encoding manganese efflux pump yields MGGAILKVFIVAVALALDVFAVSVGVGVGGVRGHHKFRIGVAFASAEVSMNIIGAGLGLLAGRLIGDYAGYIGFAALIGLGIYMVRESRTKLTESSRLDLSRGQGLLLASLAISLDSLGIGFSILYIGVPMPISLVIIAMTSVASTTLGLTLGRWLGRHAERYAALFGGALLAFTGVLFVVLKALHVG; encoded by the coding sequence ATGGGCGGCGCCATCCTCAAGGTTTTCATCGTGGCGGTGGCGCTGGCGTTGGACGTCTTCGCTGTCAGCGTCGGCGTCGGAGTGGGCGGTGTGCGCGGACACCACAAGTTCCGCATCGGAGTCGCGTTCGCATCCGCCGAGGTCTCGATGAACATCATCGGGGCCGGCCTGGGCCTGCTGGCCGGGAGGCTGATCGGCGATTATGCGGGCTACATTGGGTTCGCCGCCCTCATTGGCCTAGGCATCTACATGGTGCGCGAAAGCCGCACGAAGCTCACTGAATCGTCGCGTTTGGACCTCTCGCGTGGCCAGGGTTTGCTCTTGGCGTCGCTCGCGATCAGCCTCGACTCGCTCGGGATCGGTTTCTCAATCCTCTACATCGGCGTCCCGATGCCGATCTCGCTCGTGATCATCGCGATGACCAGCGTAGCGTCCACGACGCTGGGCCTGACGCTCGGGCGCTGGCTCGGACGCCACGCCGAGCGCTACGCGGCGCTCTTCGGCGGCGCGCTGTTGGCGTTCACCGGCGTGCTTTTTGTCGTGCTCAAGGCCCTGCACGTCGGATAG
- a CDS encoding ABC transporter permease subunit codes for MRRASWGPIFFFAAVLLLVGLAAPVAAVVAALPPAEAIRTFARVGGSALRVSLIASAGATLVATLLGVPAGYYLSREPVRIRAAALFLLALPLAFPPVASGLMLIYLLGTNSPLGAWLSAHGLTVPDSLLGVGVAEFFVSGSFVAIAATAAFGAIDPIYADAARTLGKSEWQIFSRIALPAAAGSIGAGIAFAWLRAVGEYGATSIVAFHPTSLPVALYVALSASGVREALALCYGFVILAAIVLAVAWILRRGVVH; via the coding sequence ATGAGGCGCGCGTCTTGGGGCCCGATATTTTTCTTCGCGGCCGTTCTGCTGCTCGTGGGCCTCGCTGCCCCGGTCGCAGCGGTAGTCGCCGCCTTGCCGCCCGCCGAGGCGATCCGGACCTTCGCGCGAGTCGGCGGGAGCGCGCTGCGCGTTTCGCTGATCGCGTCGGCGGGCGCGACGCTCGTCGCGACGCTGCTGGGCGTGCCCGCCGGTTACTACCTGTCGCGCGAGCCGGTGCGGATTCGCGCGGCGGCCCTGTTTCTGCTTGCGCTGCCGCTCGCGTTTCCGCCGGTGGCGTCCGGTCTAATGCTCATCTACCTGCTCGGCACGAACTCGCCTCTTGGCGCGTGGCTCTCCGCGCACGGCCTAACGGTGCCGGACTCGCTCCTCGGCGTGGGCGTCGCGGAGTTTTTCGTGTCCGGCTCGTTCGTGGCGATCGCAGCAACGGCCGCGTTCGGCGCGATCGATCCGATCTACGCCGATGCGGCGCGGACTCTCGGCAAAAGCGAGTGGCAGATATTCTCGCGGATCGCTCTGCCGGCCGCCGCCGGCAGCATCGGCGCGGGGATCGCGTTCGCGTGGCTGCGCGCCGTCGGCGAATACGGGGCGACCAGCATCGTAGCGTTCCATCCTACGTCGCTTCCGGTCGCGCTCTACGTGGCGCTCTCGGCCTCGGGCGTGCGCGAGGCGCTGGCACTGTGCTACGGATTCGTGATACTCGCGGCCATCGTGCTCGCGGTTGCCTGGATTTTGCGGCGCGGCGTCGTACACTAG
- a CDS encoding proline dehydrogenase family protein produces the protein MLQKNFYFLARRFVAGETIDSAIEAVRALNGRGMSATLDFLGEDVAERAAAVRTRDVYLEMLDAIRESGVDSNVSVKLTAIGLLVDEDLAFENLLAIVEHAQGNPDPFVRIDMEGSPVLTATLRIFERAFAAHRNVGPVLQAYLKRTAGDVERAIRLGARVRLCKGAYNEPPDIAYKDMPEIRIHYLEEARALLERGSYPGIATHDRRLIAAVKAFVTGAGIARDRFEFQMLYGCRPGVQRDIVADGWRLRIYVPFGTHWAGYFYRRVLERRENALFALSSIFSS, from the coding sequence GTGCTCCAGAAGAACTTCTATTTTCTCGCGCGGCGGTTCGTCGCGGGCGAGACGATCGATTCCGCCATTGAGGCCGTTCGCGCGCTCAACGGCCGCGGAATGTCGGCGACGCTGGACTTCTTGGGCGAGGACGTCGCCGAGCGGGCTGCGGCCGTGCGGACTCGTGACGTCTATCTCGAGATGCTCGACGCGATCCGAGAGAGCGGCGTCGACTCGAACGTCTCGGTCAAGCTGACGGCGATAGGCCTGCTGGTGGACGAGGACTTGGCCTTCGAGAATCTCCTAGCCATCGTCGAGCACGCGCAAGGCAATCCGGACCCGTTCGTGCGCATCGACATGGAGGGCTCGCCGGTGCTGACGGCGACGCTGCGCATCTTCGAGCGCGCCTTCGCGGCGCACCGGAACGTAGGACCCGTGCTCCAGGCGTATCTCAAGCGCACCGCAGGCGACGTGGAGCGCGCGATCCGCCTGGGCGCGCGCGTTCGCCTCTGCAAGGGCGCGTACAACGAGCCTCCGGACATCGCTTACAAGGACATGCCCGAGATCCGGATACACTATCTCGAGGAGGCGCGTGCACTGCTCGAGCGCGGGTCGTATCCGGGGATCGCGACACACGACCGGCGCTTGATCGCAGCGGTCAAGGCGTTCGTGACCGGCGCGGGGATAGCGCGCGACCGTTTCGAGTTCCAAATGCTGTACGGATGCCGGCCGGGCGTGCAGCGCGACATCGTCGCCGACGGATGGCGTCTGCGCATCTACGTTCCATTCGGAACCCACTGGGCCGGTTATTTCTATCGTCGCGTTCTCGAACGTCGCGAAAACGCACTGTTCGCGCTGTCGTCTATTTTTTCGTCCTGA
- the dtd gene encoding D-aminoacyl-tRNA deacylase codes for MRAVVQRVSRADVRVGGNAIGKIAGGLVVLLGVGVDDGAGDARAMAEKIAGLRIFPDEHGLMNRSIQEHGGAVLLVSQFTLHGDARRGRRPSFVTAAKEPQARELYQLAGHTLESLGVRVAYGEFGARMEVELVNEGPVTILLDTKRVF; via the coding sequence GTGCGGGCCGTCGTTCAGCGCGTATCGCGAGCCGACGTTCGCGTCGGTGGGAACGCGATCGGCAAAATCGCCGGCGGGCTCGTGGTACTGCTCGGGGTCGGCGTCGACGACGGCGCCGGCGACGCCCGAGCGATGGCCGAGAAGATCGCCGGCTTGCGGATCTTTCCCGACGAGCATGGTTTGATGAACCGCTCGATCCAAGAGCACGGCGGGGCGGTGTTGCTCGTATCCCAGTTCACGCTGCACGGCGACGCGAGGCGCGGCCGGCGCCCGTCGTTCGTCACGGCGGCAAAGGAGCCGCAGGCTCGCGAGCTCTACCAGCTGGCTGGTCACACCTTGGAATCACTGGGCGTTAGGGTTGCATACGGCGAGTTCGGCGCCCGGATGGAGGTCGAGCTGGTCAATGAGGGCCCGGTGACGATTCTCCTCGACACCAAACGAGTGTTCTAG
- a CDS encoding general stress protein B — translation MSVREAGQKGGETVKHKYGAQFYEEIGRKGGLATKQAHGHEFYEQIGKKGGKKGGEATRDRYGPNFYERIGQKGGQKVKQLIEEGKRAATAQKKRAS, via the coding sequence ATGTCCGTCCGCGAGGCCGGCCAAAAAGGCGGCGAGACCGTAAAGCATAAGTACGGCGCGCAGTTCTACGAGGAGATCGGTCGCAAGGGAGGATTGGCGACCAAACAGGCCCACGGCCACGAGTTTTACGAGCAAATCGGCAAAAAGGGTGGTAAGAAGGGTGGCGAAGCCACGCGGGATCGCTATGGCCCCAACTTCTACGAACGCATCGGACAAAAGGGTGGGCAAAAGGTCAAGCAGCTCATTGAAGAGGGCAAGCGCGCCGCCACGGCCCAGAAAAAGCGCGCGAGTTAA
- the rpoD gene encoding RNA polymerase sigma factor RpoD, translating to MARKKGGAPVAEPAPVATLEELKKKLIARGKAQGSLTYEEINSTFDVLDEVSPEQLDEFFEEITGAGIEIVDEQKDEKPEAEREEEVEATIPDGLSLDDPVRMYLKEIGRVPLLSMEQEKSLAMRIEAGELEARRDGNADWKVVDNGEEAKRQLTEANLRLVVSIAKKYVGRGMLFLDLIQEGNLGLIRAVEKFDYRKGYKFSTYATWWIRQAITRALADQARTIRIPVHMVETINRLIKVSRQLLQELGREPSVEEIAEAMALTPEKVREVMKISQEPISLETPIGEEEDSHLGDFIEDQEAVAPAEAASVMLLKEKMQDVLQNLTERERKVLVLRFGLEDGHQRTLEEVGQEFGVTRERIRQIEAKALRKLRHPSRGKALKDYWTNE from the coding sequence ATGGCGCGGAAGAAAGGCGGAGCACCGGTCGCAGAACCGGCGCCTGTGGCGACGCTTGAGGAGCTGAAGAAGAAGCTCATCGCTCGCGGCAAGGCGCAGGGCTCGCTGACGTATGAAGAGATCAACAGCACCTTCGACGTCCTGGACGAGGTCAGCCCCGAGCAGCTCGACGAGTTCTTCGAAGAAATTACGGGCGCCGGCATCGAGATCGTCGACGAGCAAAAAGACGAGAAGCCGGAAGCCGAGCGTGAGGAAGAGGTCGAGGCGACGATTCCCGACGGGCTTTCGCTGGACGACCCCGTTCGCATGTATCTCAAGGAGATCGGACGCGTACCGCTGCTCTCGATGGAGCAGGAGAAGTCGCTGGCCATGCGCATCGAGGCCGGCGAACTCGAAGCGCGCCGCGACGGCAACGCCGACTGGAAAGTCGTCGACAACGGCGAGGAGGCGAAGCGCCAGCTCACCGAGGCCAACCTGCGCCTCGTGGTTTCCATCGCCAAGAAGTACGTCGGTCGCGGGATGCTCTTCCTCGACCTGATTCAAGAGGGTAACCTCGGCCTGATCCGTGCGGTCGAGAAGTTCGACTATCGCAAGGGATATAAGTTCTCGACGTACGCGACCTGGTGGATTCGCCAGGCCATCACGCGAGCGCTGGCCGATCAGGCGCGCACGATTCGCATCCCCGTGCACATGGTCGAGACGATCAATCGCCTGATCAAGGTTTCGCGTCAGCTCTTACAGGAGCTCGGCCGCGAGCCGTCCGTCGAGGAGATCGCCGAAGCGATGGCGCTCACTCCTGAAAAAGTGCGCGAGGTCATGAAGATTTCGCAGGAGCCGATCTCGCTCGAGACGCCGATCGGAGAGGAAGAGGACTCGCACCTCGGCGACTTCATCGAAGATCAGGAGGCCGTGGCGCCGGCCGAGGCAGCCTCGGTGATGCTGCTCAAAGAGAAGATGCAGGACGTGCTGCAAAATCTCACGGAGCGCGAGCGTAAGGTTCTCGTGCTGCGCTTCGGTCTCGAGGACGGACACCAGCGCACGCTCGAGGAGGTCGGCCAGGAGTTCGGAGTGACGCGCGAGCGCATTCGTCAGATCGAGGCGAAGGCGCTGCGCAAGCTCCGGCATCCGTCGCGCGGCAAGGCGCTGAAGGACTATTGGACGAACGAGTAA
- the dnaG gene encoding DNA primase: protein MKYDQGTLREIRDRVDIASFIGQYVPLRKRGNDLVGLCPFHAEKTPSFHVHPDRGFFKCFGCGAGGDVITFVQKLESAGFGDAVRMLAAKAGVELQPESPRESRARNEREAIYEANRVAAAYFARMLAADAGAGARAYCSRRGFSAETIERFGLGYAPDSWGSLAAELERNGFDLAVAAQAGLVKPGQRGYYDFYRDRLMIPTYSTTGEVIAFGGRALGDAEPKYLNTSTTPVHTKGRHLFALNLARKAAQGDRTIIVVEGYLDCIALHQAGFQNAVAALGTSFTPEQAAELRKYADYVFLCFDGDAAGSAAATKAVDVASKAIEHTGSAVRIVLLPPGEDPDSFVRSQGADAFRRLLEGARRAIEFKIDIEVERLRAGFDSPAKIAPRAEALIRGLTPREEWDRWRVYVAARLQVNVDDLRNSRFLADSANFAPRARGLSESRHATTSVEPLSFEREVLGILLEEPALGAEYGHRISPARFRNEVYRRIYDRIVGASGSIPTTADVFGLFAEDQGSLDVLAELSRRDRSSAVRYGDSEERRAHLERVVERLQLEEERRRYRELSDLIDDRLAGGQEVSQELRGEFEALVAKLKR from the coding sequence GTGAAATACGACCAAGGCACGCTTCGCGAAATCCGCGATCGCGTGGACATCGCGAGCTTCATCGGACAGTACGTGCCGCTGCGCAAGCGCGGCAACGACCTCGTCGGACTCTGTCCGTTTCATGCCGAGAAGACGCCGTCGTTTCACGTGCACCCGGATCGTGGATTCTTCAAGTGTTTCGGTTGCGGTGCCGGCGGCGACGTCATCACGTTCGTGCAGAAGCTCGAGAGCGCCGGTTTCGGCGATGCCGTCCGCATGCTCGCGGCGAAGGCGGGCGTCGAGCTGCAGCCGGAAAGCCCGCGCGAAAGCCGGGCGCGCAACGAGCGCGAGGCGATCTACGAGGCGAATCGAGTCGCCGCCGCCTACTTCGCGCGGATGCTCGCGGCCGACGCCGGCGCGGGGGCACGCGCGTACTGCAGCCGGCGCGGCTTCTCCGCGGAGACCATCGAGCGCTTCGGGCTGGGTTACGCGCCCGACTCCTGGGGGAGCCTTGCGGCGGAGCTGGAGCGCAACGGGTTCGATCTGGCCGTCGCCGCGCAGGCCGGATTGGTCAAGCCCGGGCAGCGCGGCTACTACGACTTCTACCGCGACCGTCTCATGATCCCGACGTACTCGACGACCGGAGAGGTGATCGCGTTCGGCGGGCGCGCGCTCGGCGACGCCGAGCCGAAATACCTCAACACGTCGACGACGCCTGTCCACACCAAAGGGCGCCACCTATTCGCGCTCAATCTGGCGCGCAAAGCGGCGCAGGGCGATCGCACGATTATCGTCGTCGAGGGCTACCTCGACTGCATCGCGCTGCACCAGGCCGGCTTTCAGAACGCGGTCGCCGCGCTCGGAACGTCGTTCACGCCGGAGCAAGCGGCCGAACTGCGCAAGTACGCCGACTACGTATTCCTCTGCTTCGACGGCGACGCCGCCGGCAGCGCCGCTGCAACCAAAGCGGTCGACGTGGCGTCTAAAGCCATCGAGCACACCGGATCGGCGGTACGCATCGTTTTACTGCCGCCGGGGGAAGACCCCGACAGCTTCGTCCGCAGCCAAGGCGCGGACGCGTTCCGGCGGCTCCTTGAGGGCGCCAGACGAGCGATCGAGTTCAAGATCGACATTGAGGTCGAACGGCTGCGCGCCGGGTTCGATTCGCCGGCCAAGATTGCGCCGAGGGCCGAGGCCCTGATTCGTGGATTAACGCCGCGTGAGGAATGGGACCGTTGGCGCGTATACGTCGCCGCCCGGCTGCAGGTGAACGTGGACGACCTTCGGAATAGCCGGTTTCTCGCCGACAGCGCCAACTTCGCGCCTCGCGCGCGGGGCCTGTCCGAAAGCCGCCATGCTACGACGTCGGTGGAACCGCTCTCCTTCGAGCGCGAGGTCCTGGGCATTTTGCTCGAAGAGCCCGCGCTCGGCGCAGAATACGGCCATCGCATATCTCCGGCGCGCTTTCGCAACGAGGTCTACCGGCGGATCTACGACAGGATCGTCGGGGCCTCGGGCTCGATCCCGACGACGGCCGACGTCTTCGGACTCTTCGCCGAGGATCAGGGCAGCCTTGACGTGCTGGCCGAGTTGAGCCGGCGCGATCGCAGCTCCGCGGTGCGGTACGGCGATTCGGAGGAGCGACGGGCGCACCTCGAGCGGGTGGTCGAGCGTTTGCAACTCGAAGAGGAGCGACGGCGTTACCGGGAGCTGTCCGACCTGATCGACGATCGGCTCGCGGGCGGCCAGGAAGTCTCGCAAGAGTTGCGGGGAGAGTTCGAAGCGCTCGTCGCAAAGCTGAAGCGATAA